DNA from Pseudocitrobacter corydidari:
ATTCACTTTACGAATATTCATCATAGGTATAACCTTCCCTTAGCACATTTGTATGACAAATAGATTATCGCTCAGGCGCACAAACGATGAACAAAAAACTAATCATGCCCGATGGCGGCAATCAGTGGTATCGCATCTGCCGTGACTTACTGCAACGCGCAGACATTGAAATCAACGGCAAACGGCCTTTCGACATTCAGGTCAAAAACAAACACTTCTACAAACGCGTTCTTCAGCAAGGCTCTCTCGGCCTGGGCGAGAGCTATATGGATGGTTGGTGGGAGTGCGAACAGCTCGATGAGTTTATCTCTCGCCTGCTGAAAATCGATATTGAATCGCAGATTAAGCACAACCTGAAAGATTTAATGCACGTGGTGAGCGCGAAGATAATCAACCTGCAATCAAAAAAACGGGCGTGGATTGTCGGGAAAGAACACTACGACCTCGGTAACGACCTCTTCACGCTGATGCTCGACCCGTACATGCAGTACTCCTGCGGCTACTGGCGCGACGCCAGCAATCTGCTTGAAGCACAGCAAAACAAGCTGGAGCTTATCTGCCGCAAACTCAATCTGCAAAAAGGCATGACGCTGCTGGATATCGGCTGCGGCTGGGGCGGGCTGGCGGCTTATGCGGCGGAAAACTACGGCGTGAAGGTCACCGGCGTCACCATCTCTGCTGAACAGCAAAAGCTCGCACAGCAGCGCTGCGCCGGGCTGGATGTGGAGATCCTGTTGCAGGACTATCGCGATCTCGACAGCAAATTTGACCGCATTGTCTCGGTGGGGATGTTTGAACATGTCGGGCCGAAAAACTACAAAACCTACTTCACCGTGGCCAATAAAAACCTGGCGGAGGACGGCATATTCCTGCTGCACACCATCGGTTCCAATCAAAGCGACCTCAACGTCGACGCATGGATCGATAAATACATCTTCCCCAACGGTTGCCTGCCGTCGGTATCGCAGCTCTCTTCCGCCTGTGAGCCCTTCTTTGTAATTGAAGACCTGCACAATTTTGGCTCGGACTACGATAAAACCCTGATGGCCTGGGAACAGCGATTCCAGGATTCATGGGGCCAATTAGAAGATGTCTATTCAGCACGTTTTAAACGGATGTTCACCTACTACCTGAAAGCCTGCGCCGGTGCCTTCAGGGCCAGAAATATTCAACTCTGGCAGGTGGTTCTGACGCACGGAGTACCGGGAGGGATTAACGTCCCACGGTAATATGGGGCGCCTCTGCCCCTACACGATGTGAGCAAGGAAAAGAAAAATGGAAAACGAAGCAGTATTAAAACAACAAAAACATGAAGCCCATATGTTGGCGTTTTGCTGGGCGGTTGCCATTGTCGGCTTTGTCTTTATTCTGAGCCTGGCCGTTAAGTTCTGGTAACGCGTTTTGCCGGGCCCGCGCAATGCGAGACCCGGCAGCCTGTGTTATTTCGCTTGCGGATAATCGATATATCCCGCTTTCCCGCCGCCAAAGAACTGCTCTTTCA
Protein-coding regions in this window:
- the cfa gene encoding cyclopropane fatty acyl phospholipid synthase, which encodes MNKKLIMPDGGNQWYRICRDLLQRADIEINGKRPFDIQVKNKHFYKRVLQQGSLGLGESYMDGWWECEQLDEFISRLLKIDIESQIKHNLKDLMHVVSAKIINLQSKKRAWIVGKEHYDLGNDLFTLMLDPYMQYSCGYWRDASNLLEAQQNKLELICRKLNLQKGMTLLDIGCGWGGLAAYAAENYGVKVTGVTISAEQQKLAQQRCAGLDVEILLQDYRDLDSKFDRIVSVGMFEHVGPKNYKTYFTVANKNLAEDGIFLLHTIGSNQSDLNVDAWIDKYIFPNGCLPSVSQLSSACEPFFVIEDLHNFGSDYDKTLMAWEQRFQDSWGQLEDVYSARFKRMFTYYLKACAGAFRARNIQLWQVVLTHGVPGGINVPR